The Thermocladium sp. ECH_B genomic sequence GTTGAAGAGCGCGCCTCGCCTTCATTGCTTTAATGCTTGCCCCAACTCCCGTGGCATAATTTAAATAATTAGCGTGCCTTACCTATCCATGAAATTAGCCGTCTATGTAAATACATTGCATGATGTTTCCCGACTCATAGGAATCATTTCAAAGATAAATAAGATCGAATTAGCGGCCATTAGACAACATGAAGTGGAGTTAGGCATTTCACCGCTCCGCGGCTCTCCAGATATGGCTCTAGTGATAGGCGGCGATGGCACATTGCTGAGGTTCATACATGATTATCCGGACATGGATTTACCCATAATCCACATCGGGGCCGGCCGGGTTAATTTTCTCAGCGATGTATTACTTGATGAAGCCGCTTCCGCTCTTGAAAACGTGGCTTCAGGTAATTATATCATTGAGGAACGTAAAGCATTAAGCGCTGATTTAGGCGGGGGTAAGTCATGCTTTGCCCTAAATGAGGTAGTTATGAGAAATGTTAACATGGGTAGATTATTAACGGTCACTGTGTTGGAGGATAACTTAGAAATACTGCGGGGACGCATGGATGGCATAATAGTATCTACATCAACGGGATCAACGGCTTACTCATTCGCTGCAGGCGGCCCCCTACTGGATCCACGAGTTGATGCCAAATTAATAATTCCATTGGCCCCATTCTCAATTGGGGTATATAAAGTGGTTCACCCATTTGATTCAATGATTAGGATAGTTAGCACGGAAAAAGCATATATATTATGCGATGGAGAGAATTTCGGCGAGGCAGTTGAGGCGGCGATCAAGCCATGGCACAGAAAGATAAGGATAGTAAGGACAAGGGCATTCAATCTATACGAGAGAATGCAGCGTCGCCTTTCGATGTTCTAGTAATCGACGCAAGCGGCTTCTTCCACGTGAGGAATCCATTGATATTAGCCTCACTTGCGTCGGAATNAGTTACCACCAATATGGTCGTCAATGAATTAAGGGATGAATCCATAGCCATGCTGGATCAATTACGCATTAAAGTAATTGACGTAAATGATGAGGACATAAAACACATGCAATCGGCTTCACACAATACACGCCTCAGTAAGGCCGACTTATCAATACTGGCAGCGATAAAGTCAGTCAAAAAAGGTAGGACGGGTCTATTGAGTGATGACGTGGAGCTAATAAGGACAGCAAAGAGGTTATTTAACGTGGAGGAAGTAGTGGTATTTCTAAGGCCTACTCGGGGGGAGCGGCGGTAAATAAGAAGTACTTATCCTCTTCCCGCAATTCCTTTAAGATCCTCTCCACTATTAACTTAACGGGATCTATGCCAACCCGATCCCGTATATCTTGATAATTGCTGAACTTCTTTCTGCGCCGCTCCTCCAGAAGCTGCCAAAGGGTTTTCTTACCTATGCCCTTCAACAATTCAAGCGAGTGAAGCTTGAGCGTTAATGGCCCAGCCGTATTGAAGAACTCTATGAACTTCGACTCCTTCTCCATAACTATTTTTTGAATGATATCCTCCAAATTGGCCTTGGCCTCATGCGTTAACTCATCATACTTTAATCGCTTCACTATCTTATTTACCTTATCCCTCGTGCCTGATCCTATATATATCCGCTCGCCCACCTCGGCCATTACTTGAGGCTTTAATGTGACTTCCATTAATGTGAAATACTCATCGCCGATAACTTGTAAATATACCTCATTACGCGGAAAGCCCCGCCTGGCTATTGCGGGTTCCTTGGCTAGTATTTGCTCTGGGGGAACTACATCCAATACATACGCATATTCTTCCCTCTTATCCATGGATGAATCAACCTTGATTGCTGGAGTGCTTCTGCAATATATTTAGCATCTCCTGCAGCTCCTCATTCTTGAACTCCCCCTTCTCGCTGCTTATTATTGATTTAATCTCATCAATGCTCTTCGGCAGGATATTAACTAACTGAATTGCAGTTATCTTAGTTATTCCAAATTTCTCCTCCAATTCCTTAATCATATTCTTGGCATCCTCGTTCGATACCTTAGAAAACTTGCTTAGGTACTCCAATACGGCATCCAACTTGGGCGATGGTCCATAATTAGCGATAATGGATCTAAGTATAGCCAATGCCTCCGCATTACTTATATCCTCATAATTACTAATTCTTTTAGCCATTATGGCATAGAAAACTCACCACTATTTTAAAGGTATCGCATCGTCGATACATTATGCATCAATGATCCTGAAAATCGCTAACTTGAGAAGTAATTACCCTGAAAACCTAAAGCCGTTTATACCCCGAGACCTTGTACGGGAAACCCCTCCTATGCGCTCCCTTCGCTTTGGGGGAGTGCGTAGTAATTCCTGGGGAGCAGGAAATCAATAGCCGTGAGGCGGGGATGCCCTATCCACAGGGAATGGAGTAATTCATTTATTTTGTTGAATTATTTTTCTTAGGGCATCAGCAACGATCTTCAAGTCACTTAATGCTACATCCCCCATAACTCCAATTCTGATGGATTTATCCCGTATTTTCCACATGCCTCCAGATATGGTGTACCCAGTTTCCCTTAGCTTTTTGATTATTATCTGTGGCTCTATGGGTGAGTAAAGTGCAGCGACAGTATTGCTTCTGAAGAAGGGCTGAGGAACCTCCCTGAAGCCAATCCCGATTAATTCATTATATAGATAATTCATTTTCTCCATGTGGATCCCAACATACTTCTCCAGCCCCATATCCAGTATGATATCCAGCGACACGTTTAATGCATACATTATCGGGATTGGAGGCGTGTAAGGCGTTTCGAGCTTGCCCATGCTCTTAACGAATTTAGCTACATCAATCGCGGGAGGCCTCGGCGCACTACCCATCTTAGCATCATTAAAAAACACTATTGCTGCCCCCGGAGGCGCCATTAGAGCCTTGTGGCTAGCGGTGGCCACTACATCGAATCTGGATGCATCAATGGGCTCAGCCGGCATTCCGGATACGCTGTCGATTAGAATCATGGCATTGTTTTTATGGGCTAAGTCGGCAACTTCATTTAGTAACCTATTGGCAACTCCAGTGCTTGTCTCATTGTGCACGGCTAGAATTGCTTTAGGCTTCTCCTCCTCAATGACTTCTCTTATATTATTTAGATCTGGGACGCCGCCTAATGGTCCCTCAATTTTCATAATGTGTGCCCCCCTTGTTTCCGCGGATTCCGCAAGCCTCTCGGAGAACTCGCCTGTTATTAATGCAAGCACCTTATCGCCTGGATCCAGGAAACTATATACCATGGCATCCACGGCCGTTGTGCCCGTTCCTGGGATCACCGCCACGTTCTTGGCATTGCTTACCTCCAGTAATTTACCCGTGACTGTTTTGAATAGTTCCCTGAATTCATCGGTTCTATGGAACATTGGTTGGGCCGAGATCGCCTTAAGCACATCAATTGGAAGCTGCACTGGCCCTGGAGTTAGGTACTTCATTGGATCACCTGCCTAGTTGCTTCCAATATGTTTCCAATTAATTCGTCCACCATGCGTTCCTGCGCCTCCCTGGTCTCGGCGCCTATATGTGGCGTCACTAGCACCTTTGGGTGCTTCACTAACTCGTTTTCCCAATCTTCTCGGGGCGGTTCATGTTCTAATACATCTAGTCCAACTCCCCATAATTTATCGAGGTAATTCATCAATGCCTTGGTATCTATAACCTCTCCTCTGCTGGTGTTTACTAGTATTGAATCATTTTTCATTAAACTAAGCGCTTTATCGTTAATCAAGTGAAACGTGTTTTTGGTGAGCGATACATGTATGGTAATCACGTCGCTCTTCATGAGTAGCTCCTCGAGTCCCATATGCTTGACGCCAAGCTCATTAGCCTCCTTCTCGATATTTATTACATCGGTTGCATTAACATTCATTCCCAACGCTTTGCCTACTCCGGCCACTGCCCTCCCAATTCTGCCGAAGCCTATTATTCCTAGGCTTTTTCCCCTTAATTCCATTCCTTCATAGGATCCCTTACTCCACATTCCATTTTTTAAATCATAATTAAACAAGTTTATTCGCCTTGCCACTCCAATCATTAGACCAATTGCTAATTCGGCCGCGGAGTACGTCGCTGCCTTTGGGGAATTGATTATTATTATCCCGCGATTAACCGCATAATTAGTATCTATATTATCCAGCCCAACCCCAGCCCTTGCGATTATCCTTAATCGCTTTCCCCTATCTATTACATCTGCGGTAACCTTGGTTCTACTCCTAACTATCAATATATCATACTTATCAATTATATTCATCATTTCCTCCTTACTTATGCCGGGCCTATAATCGACGGCGAAACCGTGCTCCTTTAAGGAACTCACCGCTCGCTCACTTATTTTATCGGTGATTAGGGCGCTCATTTTGATTCCGGAAGGGTCCCCCATTCCAGATGAGTCATGCCCATCCTTGATTTATAAGTTTTATAAAGTTTATTATTTAGGTACTCGATTACTCAATGGCACTAATTATCTATATGCTTAAATGCCGGCATTAATATTTGTCCAAATTAATGTGATTCCCATGGGGATACCCGTCTATTTGTAAGGTTTTTCCCGAAAACTATTCTCAATTATGTCTTGAATGAAAAATATTTAAATCTCCATATGGTAATTAGGCTATGTTTAAGAAAATATTGATTGCAATTGATGGTTCTCCACAATCGGAGAAGGCCCTCGGCATTGGGATAGATATGGCTAAACGCTTTGGTTCAAAACTATACTTGGTTCATGTAATAGAGGAACAGAAATATATTTTAGCCATGAATTACCCGCCGGTGTATCCTGAAATGATGGATTCACTGCTTAAGAACGCTAAGGAACTTCTTGATTCATCGGTGAAGAAGGCATCAATGGAGGGAGTGGAGGCGGAACCGATATTGGAGCGCGGCGATGCTGCCGATAAAATAATGAGTGCCGCGGATAGGCTTGGCGTGGATATTATAATAATGGGTTCCAGGGGACTAAAGGGAGTAACTAGGTTCTTGTTAGGATCAGTATCCGAGAGAATAGTTAGGTACTGTAAACGACCGGTCTTAGTTGTCAAGTAAATTACCCCGCCCTTATGGACGGGGTCTCTGGTGTTAAAAGATGAATTATACAACCCCATTATTCACGGCGAGAAGGGGATCAGGGAGTTTTTTTATGTACAAATAAAACATAAACCACCCCCTACTAACTGAAGTCTCCTAGGGATTATGAGGGATCGCTTCGCTGTGTTTCGATAAATAAAGTAAATTTATAGGTGTCTCGAACTCTGGGTTCACGTAATGGTAGTTATAACATTTCTGGGTTCAGGAGCTGCCATACCGAGCGTGTGGAGGTCGTTGCCAGGCATATTGGTAACTCATGAAGGGCTCAATATATTAATGGATGCTGGAGAGGGCGTTCAACTCCGGCTTCAAGAGGTAGGTGTAAGTCCGCTTAGATTAACCCATATATTGATTTCCCATCTGCATGCGGATCATTTCAATGGATTACTTGGATTAATTGCTACAATGCAATTACTTAACAGGGTGACTCAGTTAACCATTATTGGTCCAGCCCCGATAAGGGATTGGTTACCTGATTTGCCCTTTCTTAACGTGATTGAGCTTCATGAATCAAGCCAGGAACGAGTCATAATTGGCAGTGAAAAATTTGAGATTCACTATATAACTGCCTACCATAACTTATTAGATAATGCCTATTCTTTATTATTTAAGAAGCCTGTGGGTAAATTTAATCCAAGGAAGGCCAAGGAATTAGGCGTCCCCATTCATTTATGGCGTCGGCTTCACATGGGCGAGAGCGTTAGGGTTGGAAATAGGTTAATCACTCCCCAGGATGTAGTGGATAACGTTGGTAATCCATATATAAAAGTAGTTTATACTGGCGATACGGCTCCCGGCGATAATGTGATCGCAATTTCTAGATCCGCCGACGTTCTCATTCATGACTCGACTTATCTAGATGATATGGACATGAATGAGGTGCATAAGTTGGGGCACTCGACATGCATCGATGCAGTTAATGATGCGGTGAAAGCGGGGGTGAATTTATTAGCATTGACTCACGTGAGCTATAGATATGGCATGGATTATTGGAATAGATTCATGTCATGCGCAGTTCCTAGATTCCCCAGATCAATTGTCGCGCTAAATGGACTTAAGATAGATTTAGCTCCTTCCTAAAGGTCTAGATCCACTCCCTCTTAGTGGATGATCATTTAATGTATGGCCTCAGCATATTTATAATGCTTGCCGCATCCATGGGCGATAATTGATACACCCTCTTATTAATATTAATTAAACTAGCCGCTTCCTCACCATAGAATTGATTAATTACTTTCCTCAGCATTTTATTTGGTTGAGTAAATACCTTAGCTGTGAACTTCTCCAACAGAGATGCATCAGTGCAGGGAGGTTTCTTGCTTAGTTGAATTATTGCGGAATATACTTTAGGTCTCGGAAAGAATGCATTGGGCGGCACCTCTTCGATTAATTTGGCATCGGCAAGGCATTGAACTATTATGCTTAATCTACCGTAGTTTTCTGACCCCGGCGCTGCGATTAATCGCTCCGCCACTTCTTTCTGGAGGGTAAGTATTGCCTTATTGAATTTCAATCCAATCAATAGCCCTAATATGAGTCTACTTGATTCGCCGTAAGGCAGGTTAGATACA encodes the following:
- a CDS encoding 3-phosphoglycerate dehydrogenase; this translates as MSALITDKISERAVSSLKEHGFAVDYRPGISKEEMMNIIDKYDILIVRSRTKVTADVIDRGKRLRIIARAGVGLDNIDTNYAVNRGIIIINSPKAATYSAAELAIGLMIGVARRINLFNYDLKNGMWSKGSYEGMELRGKSLGIIGFGRIGRAVAGVGKALGMNVNATDVINIEKEANELGVKHMGLEELLMKSDVITIHVSLTKNTFHLINDKALSLMKNDSILVNTSRGEVIDTKALMNYLDKLWGVGLDVLEHEPPREDWENELVKHPKVLVTPHIGAETREAQERMVDELIGNILEATRQVIQ
- a CDS encoding universal stress protein UspA, whose product is MFKKILIAIDGSPQSEKALGIGIDMAKRFGSKLYLVHVIEEQKYILAMNYPPVYPEMMDSLLKNAKELLDSSVKKASMEGVEAEPILERGDAADKIMSAADRLGVDIIIMGSRGLKGVTRFLLGSVSERIVRYCKRPVLVVK